In Paenibacillus sonchi, a single genomic region encodes these proteins:
- a CDS encoding ABC transporter substrate-binding protein, with the protein MKKWLITALSLAMLSALAAGCGGNSDNSGTPAAGTSGTDTDSKSGKKTELTFWGDWGGEGQKQFETMIDAFNKSQDKIHVKYVLQQDMITKFLTAATNGGAPDVLFWDRWRTSLYAPKNVLHPVDEYLTRDGVSKDDFYSESLTELSYNDKLYGLPLTVDARALFYNKKLLAEAGLQPPATWDELEAAAAKLTKWNGNKLEVAGFSMADLGLFNMYLQQAGGTMLTEDGKTNFNNEKGKQVLEFWDRLMNKDKVYKVGFELGLGEGQDAFVTGKVAMLYSGPWMLSTYNKYGKDLDYGIVPPPAGPNGDKGSVMGGFGLVIPEGSKHHDEAWEFIKWWTANKDNALLWAKTSLNLPGFKPSMEDPFFQNDPLWKPFLETLEFAKVRPQHPGYSVMETDALAPNLQLNQQNKLSIEDTLKKAQEQGDEMLKANEAVK; encoded by the coding sequence ATGAAAAAATGGTTGATTACGGCACTTTCGCTGGCCATGCTCTCTGCCCTGGCAGCCGGATGCGGCGGCAATTCGGACAATTCCGGAACACCCGCTGCCGGAACCAGCGGAACAGACACAGACAGCAAGAGCGGCAAGAAGACAGAACTCACCTTCTGGGGTGACTGGGGCGGCGAAGGCCAGAAGCAGTTCGAGACCATGATCGATGCTTTTAACAAATCCCAGGATAAAATTCATGTGAAATACGTGCTGCAGCAGGATATGATCACGAAATTCCTGACGGCTGCCACGAATGGCGGAGCTCCCGATGTACTGTTCTGGGACCGCTGGCGCACCTCGCTCTACGCTCCCAAAAATGTGCTGCATCCTGTAGATGAATATTTAACGCGGGACGGCGTCTCCAAAGATGATTTTTACAGTGAATCGCTGACAGAGCTGTCCTATAACGATAAATTGTACGGTCTCCCGCTTACAGTAGATGCACGGGCATTGTTCTATAATAAGAAGCTGCTTGCCGAAGCGGGACTACAGCCCCCGGCAACTTGGGATGAGCTGGAAGCAGCGGCAGCGAAGCTGACCAAATGGAATGGCAACAAGCTTGAAGTTGCCGGTTTCTCGATGGCCGACCTGGGACTGTTTAATATGTATCTCCAGCAGGCTGGCGGCACCATGCTGACCGAGGACGGAAAGACCAACTTCAATAATGAAAAAGGCAAGCAGGTGCTGGAATTCTGGGACCGCCTGATGAACAAAGACAAGGTGTACAAGGTTGGCTTTGAGTTGGGACTTGGAGAAGGGCAGGACGCCTTCGTTACCGGTAAGGTTGCCATGCTCTATTCAGGTCCATGGATGCTGAGTACCTACAATAAATACGGCAAAGACCTCGATTACGGCATTGTGCCGCCTCCCGCAGGTCCGAACGGCGACAAAGGCAGTGTAATGGGCGGATTCGGCCTTGTTATTCCTGAAGGCTCCAAACATCATGATGAGGCCTGGGAATTCATTAAATGGTGGACAGCCAACAAGGACAACGCTTTGCTCTGGGCCAAAACCAGCCTCAATCTGCCTGGCTTCAAGCCTTCCATGGAGGACCCGTTCTTCCAGAACGATCCGCTCTGGAAACCATTCCTTGAAACTCTGGAATTCGCCAAAGTCCGTCCACAGCATCCGGGTTATTCTGTCATGGAAACAGACGCACTCGCACCTAATCTTCAGCTGAACCAGCAGAACAAGCTGAGTATTGAAGATACCCTGAAGAAAGCGCAGGAGCAGGGGGATGAGATGCTCAAGGCTAACGAAGCTGTAAAGTAG
- a CDS encoding carbohydrate ABC transporter permease has translation MASMRKVERHQARTAYLFITPTVLLFAVFTVIPVVMALYLSFTNYDVLSRNDWIGLDNYRRLVDDDLLWKTFRNVFLYSVIFVPLNILISLLLGLLLSRAWRGVKLFRTFYYLPTLTSAVAAATVWIWLLHPEFGLVNGLLSYAGITGPAWLSETRTAMLSIVMLTLWQSVGSNMIIYLAGLQGVPDYLYESARLDGAGKLDCFRFITWPQLRPTTFLVSTMAIIGALQLFDQAFVLTQGGPANVTKTPVYLIYQQGFNQLQMGYASAQAFVLAMAILVFSLINMRISKAEEPVV, from the coding sequence ATGGCTTCCATGAGAAAGGTGGAACGTCACCAGGCGCGGACAGCTTATTTGTTCATTACGCCCACGGTGCTGCTGTTCGCAGTGTTTACAGTGATACCTGTGGTGATGGCCTTATATTTAAGTTTTACCAACTATGATGTGCTAAGCAGAAATGACTGGATCGGCCTCGACAACTACCGGCGGCTGGTCGATGATGATCTACTGTGGAAAACCTTCCGCAATGTCTTTCTGTATTCGGTGATCTTTGTCCCGCTGAATATTCTGATTTCATTGCTCCTGGGGCTGCTGTTAAGCCGGGCGTGGCGAGGCGTTAAGCTGTTCCGCACCTTTTATTACCTGCCTACGCTGACTTCGGCTGTTGCAGCGGCAACGGTATGGATCTGGCTGCTGCATCCGGAATTCGGGCTGGTCAACGGACTGCTCTCCTATGCCGGGATAACCGGACCCGCCTGGCTGTCTGAGACAAGAACGGCCATGCTGTCGATTGTTATGCTGACCCTGTGGCAGTCTGTCGGCTCCAATATGATTATTTATCTGGCCGGTCTGCAGGGAGTGCCGGATTATCTGTACGAATCGGCGCGGCTCGACGGAGCGGGCAAGCTGGACTGCTTCCGGTTCATCACCTGGCCGCAGCTCCGGCCAACCACTTTTCTGGTCAGTACAATGGCCATTATCGGAGCGCTGCAGCTGTTTGACCAGGCCTTTGTCCTGACACAAGGCGGTCCGGCGAATGTCACCAAAACGCCGGTCTATCTGATCTATCAGCAGGGCTTCAATCAGCTGCAAATGGGCTATGCATCGGCGCAGGCTTTTGTGCTGGCAATGGCGATCCTGGTATTCTCACTGATCAACATGCGGATATCCAAAGCTGAAGAGCCGGTCGTATGA
- a CDS encoding glycoside hydrolase family 76 protein has product MKQMKLEAGLWGERAEEAQEALDHFFWNESIGLYNIETPCPNGECNTVFHYWWMAHAADVLVDGLLRTKNGHYEERLASLHEGLLRRNGGVWPNELYDDMEWMALAWLRAFQATGETRYKDTALLLWQDIKTGWNNHMGGGIAWQKSQLDYKNTPANAPAVILAARLHQTFGVPQDLEWAENIFDWQKQHLVDPETGFVWDGMNRKGDGVIDKDWKYTYNQGVYIGAAIELYRIKGQAAYLEAARQTFAAAARELADPQSGVLPDEGIGDGGLFKGILVRYAAELAKAEPDASETVSFLHRNAELLWASGKGVEGALFGTDWSHPPAGFVQLSSQLSGIKLLERMAELSSIAGK; this is encoded by the coding sequence ATGAAGCAAATGAAGCTAGAAGCTGGATTATGGGGAGAACGGGCAGAAGAGGCGCAGGAAGCACTGGACCATTTTTTCTGGAATGAATCCATTGGATTGTACAACATCGAAACGCCTTGCCCGAACGGGGAGTGCAACACTGTATTTCATTACTGGTGGATGGCCCATGCTGCGGATGTACTGGTGGATGGACTCTTGCGGACAAAAAACGGACATTACGAAGAGCGCCTCGCTTCACTGCATGAAGGTCTGCTGCGCCGCAATGGCGGCGTGTGGCCGAATGAGCTCTATGATGATATGGAGTGGATGGCCTTGGCCTGGCTTCGTGCCTTTCAGGCAACCGGGGAGACGCGCTACAAGGATACGGCCCTGCTGTTATGGCAGGATATCAAGACAGGCTGGAACAACCACATGGGAGGAGGAATCGCCTGGCAGAAATCACAGCTTGATTATAAGAACACTCCGGCTAACGCACCTGCTGTCATTCTGGCCGCCCGGCTGCATCAGACATTCGGTGTCCCGCAGGATCTGGAATGGGCAGAGAATATTTTCGACTGGCAAAAGCAGCATCTCGTCGACCCGGAGACAGGTTTTGTCTGGGATGGTATGAACCGTAAGGGTGACGGCGTCATCGATAAGGATTGGAAGTATACCTACAATCAGGGGGTCTATATCGGTGCTGCCATCGAATTATACCGTATTAAGGGGCAGGCGGCTTACCTTGAAGCTGCCCGGCAGACCTTCGCCGCAGCCGCCCGGGAGCTGGCCGATCCGCAGTCCGGTGTTTTGCCGGATGAGGGCATTGGGGACGGGGGGCTGTTCAAAGGCATTCTGGTCCGCTACGCCGCGGAATTGGCGAAGGCTGAGCCAGATGCAAGTGAGACTGTGTCCTTTCTGCACAGAAATGCAGAACTGCTCTGGGCGAGTGGAAAAGGGGTGGAGGGCGCCCTGTTCGGTACAGACTGGAGCCATCCGCCTGCCGGTTTTGTGCAGCTCAGCTCCCAGCTCAGCGGCATTAAGCTGCTGGAGCGGATGGCTGAGCTGAGTAGTATTGCTGGTAAATAA